The following are from one region of the Canis lupus familiaris isolate Mischka breed German Shepherd chromosome 30, alternate assembly UU_Cfam_GSD_1.0, whole genome shotgun sequence genome:
- the OR4G18 gene encoding olfactory receptor family 4 subfamily G member 18 (The RefSeq protein has 1 substitution compared to this genomic sequence), translating to MSMDGLNNSVVSEFVLLGLSTSWETKVFLMLTFSLIYLGIILGNLFIFFLVIFDSHLHSPMYFLLANLSFIDMGVASTTVPKMIGDLLNEYKIISFQGCMTQMCFIHIMGGVEMVLLIAMAFDRYIAICKPLHYLNIMNPKICVSFVITGWVIGVIHAMSQFAFIINLPFCGPNEVDSFYCDFPRIIKLACTDGVKFEFIIAANSGFMSMGTFFLLILSYVFILVTVWKRASGDLSKAFVTLSSHITVVVLFFTPCMFLYVWPFPTSSIDKYLFIADFAITPILNPIIYTLRNKDIKVSVKRLSKWGHYGRRC from the coding sequence ATGTCAATGGATGGACTAAATAATTCTGTGGTTTCTGAGTTTGTGTTGCTGGGACTCTCTACTTCTTGGGAAACTAAAGTTTTTCTCATGTTGACATTTTCCTTGATCTATTTAGGGATAATCCTGGgaaatctcttcattttctttttggtaatttttgattCTCACCTACATTCTCCCATGTACTTCCTCCTGGCCAATCTGTCCTTCATTGACATGGGGGTTGCCTCTACAACAGTCCCAAAGATGATTGGGGACCTTTTAAATGAATACAAGATAATTTCCTTCCAAGGTTGCATGACACAGATGTGCTTCATTCACATCATGGGAGGAGTGGAGATGGTGCTGCTCATAGCCATGGCATTTGACAGGTACATCGCAATTTGTAAGCCTCTTCACTATCTGAACATCATGAACCCTAAAATATGTGTTTCATTTGTAATCACTGGCTGGGTGATTGGAGTGATCCATGCTATGTCTCAGTTTGCTTTCATTATAAACTTGCCTTTTTGTGGTCCTAATGAGGTAGACAGCTTTTACTGTGACTTTCCCAGGATCATAAAGCTTGCGTGCACAGATGGAGTTAAATTTGAGTTTATTATTGCTGCTAACAGTGGCTTCATGAGCATGGGCACCTTCTTCCTGCTAATCCTTTCCTATGTCTTCATTTTGGTCACTGTCTGGAAACGTGCTTCAGGAGATTTATCCAAAGCATTTGTCACACTGTCATCTCACATCACTGTGGTGGTTCTATTTTTCACTCCATGCATGTTTCTCTATGTCTGGCCTTTCCCCACATCATCAATTGACAAATACCTGTTCATTGCTGACTTTGCTATCACCCCCATTTTAAATCccataatatatacattaagGAACAAAGACATAAAGGTATCTGTAAAGCGACTGAGCAAATGGAGACATTATGGCAGACGTTGCTAA